The following are encoded in a window of Mycobacterium decipiens genomic DNA:
- a CDS encoding type I restriction-modification system subunit M: MPERKRRRPQAPSTMKELKDTLWKSADKLRGSLSASQYKDVILGLVFLKYLSDADDERRAAIRTRLAANRINELQTEQGPGAGVFVVPPNARWNFLAEKAKAKQTVGREPATNAGQLIGEAMDAVMKANPTLDGTLPRLHNVDNIDQRRLRELIDLLNGARFSRQGEHRARDLMGEVYEYFLGNFARAEGKRGGEFFTPPSVVKVIVEVLEPSSGRVYDPCCGSGGMFVQAEKFLYEHDGDPKDILIYGQESIEETWRMAKMNLAIHGIDDTGLGARWGDTFARDHHPDVQMDYVMANPPFNIKDWARREDDPRWRFGVPPANNANFAWIQHILSKLAPGGNAGVVLANGSMSSNSNGEGDIRARIVEADLVSVMVALPTQLFRSTGIPVCLWFFATDKAAGEQGSVDRTGQVLFIDAREFGYLVDRAERALTNEEIARIGDTYHAWRGCKSAAAKGVSYEDVAGFCRSVSLAEIRAAGYALTPGRFVGVPEVEDDGEPIDEKIARLTKELLTAFEESARLEGAVREQLNRLDGSV; the protein is encoded by the coding sequence ATGCCTGAGAGGAAGAGGCGGCGGCCGCAGGCGCCATCGACAATGAAGGAGCTCAAGGACACACTTTGGAAGTCCGCCGACAAGCTGCGCGGGTCGCTATCGGCCAGCCAATACAAGGACGTGATCCTCGGTCTGGTGTTCCTCAAGTACCTTTCCGACGCCGATGACGAACGGCGCGCGGCGATCCGTACCAGGTTGGCGGCCAACCGCATCAACGAGTTGCAGACCGAACAGGGCCCCGGCGCCGGCGTGTTCGTGGTGCCGCCCAATGCGAGATGGAACTTCTTGGCGGAGAAGGCAAAAGCAAAGCAGACCGTCGGTCGTGAGCCGGCAACGAACGCTGGTCAGCTCATTGGCGAGGCGATGGACGCCGTGATGAAGGCAAACCCGACGCTCGACGGGACACTGCCGCGGCTGCACAACGTGGACAACATCGACCAGCGCCGGCTGCGCGAGCTGATCGACTTGCTCAACGGTGCCCGGTTCAGTCGACAGGGCGAGCATCGCGCGCGGGACCTGATGGGTGAAGTCTATGAGTACTTCCTCGGCAACTTCGCTCGCGCAGAAGGGAAACGGGGCGGCGAGTTCTTTACTCCGCCCAGTGTGGTCAAGGTAATCGTCGAAGTGCTGGAGCCTTCGAGCGGGCGGGTGTACGACCCGTGCTGCGGTTCGGGCGGCATGTTCGTGCAGGCCGAGAAATTCCTCTATGAGCACGATGGCGACCCGAAGGACATTTTGATCTACGGCCAGGAGAGCATCGAGGAAACCTGGCGGATGGCAAAGATGAACCTGGCCATCCACGGCATCGACGACACCGGCCTGGGCGCGCGGTGGGGTGACACCTTTGCCCGCGACCACCATCCGGACGTGCAGATGGACTATGTGATGGCCAATCCGCCGTTCAACATCAAAGACTGGGCCCGCCGCGAGGATGACCCGCGGTGGCGCTTCGGCGTTCCGCCCGCTAACAATGCGAACTTTGCGTGGATTCAACACATCCTGTCCAAGCTGGCGCCCGGCGGTAACGCCGGCGTGGTATTGGCAAACGGATCGATGTCATCCAACTCCAACGGGGAGGGCGATATTCGAGCGCGGATTGTCGAAGCGGACTTGGTGTCGGTCATGGTTGCGTTACCCACTCAACTGTTCCGCAGCACCGGAATCCCGGTCTGCCTGTGGTTCTTCGCCACAGACAAGGCGGCGGGCGAGCAAGGGTCGGTCGACCGGACCGGGCAGGTGCTGTTCATCGACGCCCGCGAATTCGGCTACCTGGTAGACCGGGCCGAGCGCGCCTTGACGAACGAGGAAATCGCTAGGATTGGCGATACCTACCATGCGTGGCGCGGCTGCAAATCGGCTGCCGCAAAAGGGGTTTCCTACGAAGATGTTGCGGGGTTCTGTAGGTCTGTGTCACTAGCGGAGATCAGAGCTGCCGGCTACGCGCTAACCCCGGGGCGCTTCGTCGGTGTGCCGGAGGTCGAGGACGACGGTGAGCCGATCGACGAGAAGATCGCACGTCTGACCAAGGAGTTGTTAACGGCGTTCGAGGAGTCGGCCCGGCTGGAAGGGGCTGTCCGGGAGCAATTGAACCGCCTCGATGGATCAGTTTGA
- the lysE gene encoding L-lysine exporter → MSSPLVIGFLACFTLIATIGAQNAFVLRQGIQREHVLPVVVLCTVSDIALIATGIAGFGALISAHPGALNVAKFGGAAFLTGYGLLAARRAWRPSALTPSEATPARLAEVLVTCAALTFLNPHVYLDTVVLLGTLANEHRDERWLFGLGAVTASAVWFTTLGFGAGRLRGLFANPWSWRILDGLIAVMMVGLGIALATT, encoded by the coding sequence GTGAGCTCACCCCTGGTCATCGGCTTCCTGGCCTGTTTCACGCTGATCGCCACGATCGGCGCACAGAACGCGTTCGTACTCAGGCAAGGAATCCAGCGCGAGCATGTGCTGCCGGTGGTGGTGTTGTGCACGGTGTCCGACATCGCGCTAATCGCCACCGGTATCGCCGGGTTTGGCGCATTGATCAGCGCACATCCGGGTGCGCTCAATGTCGCCAAGTTCGGCGGCGCGGCGTTCTTGACCGGCTACGGGCTGCTTGCCGCCCGGCGGGCGTGGCGACCCTCCGCATTGACCCCGTCGGAGGCCACGCCGGCGCGCTTGGCCGAGGTCCTGGTGACCTGTGCGGCGCTCACGTTCCTCAACCCACACGTTTATCTCGACACCGTCGTGCTGCTGGGCACGCTGGCCAACGAGCACCGCGACGAGCGCTGGCTGTTCGGCCTTGGCGCGGTCACCGCCAGTGCGGTGTGGTTTACCACCCTCGGGTTCGGCGCCGGCCGGTTGCGCGGGCTGTTCGCCAACCCCTGGTCGTGGAGAATCCTGGACGGCCTGATCGCGGTCATGATGGTGGGGCTGGGAATCGCGCTGGCCACGACATAG